One window of the Synechococcus sp. CC9311 genome contains the following:
- the psbA gene encoding photosystem II q(b) protein — protein sequence MATAVRSGRLSSWQSFCQWVTDTNNRIYIGWFGVLMIPCLLAATTCFIVAFIAAPPVDIDGIREPVAGSLLYGNNIISGAVVPSSNAIGLHFYPIWDAASLDEWLYNGGTYQLVVFHFLIGISAYMGRQWELSYRLGMRPWICVAYSAPLSAAMAVFLVYPFGQGSFSDGMPLGISGTFNFMLVFQAEHNILMHPFHMLGVAGVFGGSLFSAMHGSLVTSSLVRETTENESHNYGYKFGQEEETYNIVAAHGYFGRLIFQYASFNNSRSLHFLLGAWPVVGIWFTSMGVSTMAFNLNGFNFNQSILDSQGRVLNTWADMVNRAGLGMEVMHERNAHNFPLDLATVESTPVALQAPAIG from the coding sequence ATGGCTACTGCCGTTCGCAGCGGTCGCTTAAGCAGCTGGCAAAGCTTTTGTCAGTGGGTCACAGATACCAACAACCGTATTTATATCGGTTGGTTTGGTGTGCTGATGATTCCTTGTCTGCTTGCCGCTACCACCTGCTTCATCGTCGCTTTCATCGCCGCACCTCCGGTTGATATCGACGGCATCCGCGAGCCTGTCGCTGGCTCACTGCTTTATGGCAACAACATCATTTCTGGTGCTGTTGTTCCTTCCAGCAACGCCATTGGCTTGCACTTCTACCCAATTTGGGATGCTGCCTCACTCGATGAGTGGCTCTACAACGGCGGCACCTATCAGCTGGTTGTTTTCCACTTCCTGATTGGTATTTCGGCCTATATGGGCCGTCAGTGGGAACTTTCCTACCGCTTGGGCATGCGCCCTTGGATCTGTGTTGCATACAGCGCTCCGCTGTCTGCAGCCATGGCTGTTTTCCTGGTGTATCCCTTCGGTCAGGGTTCGTTCTCTGATGGCATGCCTTTGGGCATCTCTGGAACCTTCAACTTCATGTTGGTGTTCCAGGCTGAGCACAACATCCTGATGCACCCCTTCCACATGCTGGGAGTTGCTGGTGTGTTCGGTGGTTCACTGTTCTCCGCCATGCATGGCTCACTGGTGACCTCCTCCTTGGTTCGTGAAACAACCGAGAACGAGTCCCACAACTATGGCTACAAGTTCGGCCAAGAAGAAGAGACGTACAACATCGTGGCTGCTCACGGCTACTTCGGTCGCCTGATCTTCCAATACGCCTCCTTCAACAACAGCCGTAGCCTTCACTTCTTGCTTGGAGCCTGGCCTGTTGTCGGCATCTGGTTTACGTCCATGGGCGTGTCAACCATGGCCTTCAACCTGAACGGCTTCAACTTCAACCAGTCCATCCTTGATAGTCAGGGCCGCGTCCTGAACACCTGGGCCGACATGGTGAACCGTGCCGGTCTCGGCATGGAAGTGATGCACGAGCGCAACGCTCATAACTTCCCCCTCGACCTTGCAACTGTTGAGTCCACACCTGTGGCTCTTCAGGCACCTGCAATCGGTTGA